One Dehalobacter sp. DNA segment encodes these proteins:
- a CDS encoding SIR2 family protein, with translation MDLPLGIDRSDDNIKNLDGLIQQITLQKSCAFIGAGLSHDAGYPLFAEAISRLKTSAEAIIGHDIDLPADENWDQIEFLRNLMGEENYRTELIRIFGPNGKLDYLPVHQLISSIPFLSWITTNFDYCLENAAMNISKQVTVQYYPELDITRLRDCHIFHIHGVIRPTNPEGLIGSIVFSNRDYELAYQMNTGLPRFLASLSEFCTLVFIGYSLGDSDLIKVIRATQLELERRGNNEVQVGLGKRIQPKHYIIMHQEAQVNADAIRELGLFPICYCGDKDRHSVLQKLLSYIRMRTTEIRYPEPVVYREMFEDGFHG, from the coding sequence ATGGATTTACCTTTAGGTATTGATCGTTCAGACGATAATATCAAAAACCTTGATGGGCTTATTCAGCAAATCACCCTTCAGAAATCTTGTGCATTTATTGGTGCAGGATTATCCCATGATGCTGGGTATCCACTATTTGCTGAAGCAATTAGCCGACTAAAAACATCAGCAGAGGCAATCATCGGGCATGATATTGATTTACCCGCTGATGAGAATTGGGATCAAATTGAATTCCTAAGGAATTTAATGGGGGAAGAAAATTATAGAACTGAGTTAATAAGAATCTTTGGCCCCAATGGAAAACTTGATTATTTGCCGGTTCATCAATTGATAAGTTCAATTCCGTTCTTATCATGGATAACAACCAATTTCGATTATTGTCTTGAAAACGCAGCAATGAATATCTCAAAGCAAGTAACGGTTCAATATTATCCAGAACTCGATATAACAAGATTGCGAGATTGCCATATCTTTCATATACATGGTGTGATTAGGCCAACAAATCCAGAGGGATTGATCGGATCAATCGTTTTCTCAAACAGAGATTACGAATTGGCATATCAAATGAACACAGGTTTACCAAGGTTTCTCGCAAGTTTATCTGAATTTTGCACGCTAGTGTTCATAGGTTATAGCTTGGGAGATTCCGATTTAATTAAGGTTATTCGTGCTACGCAATTGGAATTAGAGCGACGTGGAAACAATGAGGTTCAAGTAGGTCTTGGAAAACGAATACAACCTAAGCACTACATCATCATGCATCAAGAAGCACAGGTAAACGCAGACGCGATTCGAGAATTAGGATTGTTTCCAATATGCTATTGTGGTGACAAGGACCGGCATTCAGTACTACAGAAACTTTTATCTTATATACGGATGCGGACTACTGAGATTCGTTACCCTGAACCAGTTGTATATAGGGAAATGTTCGAGGATGGATTCCATGGATAA
- a CDS encoding restriction endonuclease subunit S: MPKQWPQVALGEILTERNETPDPALVRAGDIPIISKIRFSDGGIELRTDSDTNTKMILIHPGDLVLSGINAMKGAIAIYDPGSSQKVAATIHYAAYQVNKEKADIRYLWWLLRSQYFQDILSQQVPQGIKTELKAKRLLPVLIPLPSISEQHRIVNLITQMAQKVLCVLELQEKAYLETSKLVRAKSMNIFEQLLAQYSSISVDQVISFRNDLLRPSDKKSGKAVFIGLQHIESETGLRSGEELVNIETLNGRKFRFYPGDVIYGYLRPYLNKVWIADREGLCSVDQYVLIPKLNIIDTEFLAIFLRSPVFVEQAINLTHSLMLPRLRSGLFGKIEIPIPPIDIQKQIVKQLNEFKIRLDQCSNLQKKCIYETHALLYAYVDKIHKGKYL, from the coding sequence ATGCCTAAGCAGTGGCCGCAAGTGGCTCTAGGAGAAATTCTTACAGAAAGAAATGAGACACCGGATCCGGCATTAGTTCGGGCGGGAGACATTCCTATTATCAGTAAAATCCGTTTTTCTGATGGAGGGATTGAACTTCGAACTGATTCGGACACGAACACGAAAATGATTCTGATCCATCCGGGTGATCTTGTTCTTTCTGGCATCAATGCAATGAAAGGTGCTATTGCAATTTACGATCCCGGGTCATCTCAAAAGGTGGCAGCGACAATTCACTATGCAGCTTACCAAGTCAATAAAGAAAAAGCGGATATTCGCTATCTTTGGTGGTTGCTGCGCAGCCAATATTTTCAGGATATTCTTTCACAGCAAGTACCGCAAGGAATCAAAACTGAACTTAAGGCAAAACGTTTATTACCAGTTTTGATTCCTTTACCATCAATTTCCGAGCAACATCGAATTGTTAATCTAATTACACAAATGGCACAGAAAGTCCTTTGTGTACTCGAACTTCAGGAGAAAGCATATCTTGAGACTAGTAAATTAGTACGTGCTAAATCTATGAACATATTTGAACAATTGCTAGCTCAATATTCATCAATTTCAGTAGATCAAGTCATTTCCTTTCGAAACGATTTACTTCGACCTTCGGATAAGAAATCTGGTAAGGCAGTCTTTATTGGGCTTCAACACATAGAATCTGAAACAGGTCTTCGTTCAGGTGAAGAATTAGTAAATATTGAGACCTTAAACGGTAGAAAATTCCGTTTTTATCCTGGAGACGTCATTTATGGTTATCTGAGACCATACCTAAATAAAGTTTGGATTGCAGATCGAGAAGGTTTATGTTCTGTTGACCAATACGTTTTGATACCAAAACTTAATATCATTGATACTGAGTTTTTAGCAATATTTTTGAGAAGCCCTGTATTTGTGGAACAAGCCATTAATTTAACTCATTCATTAATGTTGCCTAGGTTACGATCTGGCTTATTTGGGAAAATTGAAATTCCAATTCCGCCAATAGATATTCAGAAGCAAATTGTAAAACAACTCAATGAGTTCAAAATTAGGCTAGATCAATGTAGTAATTTGCAAAAGAAGTGCATATACGAGACCCATGCATTGCTGTATGCATATGTAGACAAAATTCATAAGGGGAAGTATTTGTAA
- a CDS encoding type I restriction-modification system subunit M gives MPNDLDAQFWRACDILRRDDNTQSLLDYVEQISWLLFLKSHEDQEDTRADEAEYAGQPYERVIDGFYRWSVWTGGRIEQARSLSLEAQSALRTLQKNLVALESSTKKDPQEIKNAHLALESGEQKVQIASERVETEQQLQRDALKPLIESSDEEDRHMAEAILGGLTGKTLIRYLTDYLFPHLRELSGTEEKAVIRQIFEEAPSKMVKDGFILRDAIAVVDTIDFHAVENIHTLSHLYESLLVRMGREGGMSGEFYTPRPIIQFMVEMVDPKIGETVYDPACGSAGFLVEAYAHMLANQVSLTSDFHKLRDATFFGQEKKPLPYLLGVMNSVLHEIPVPHIVRKNTLSDDIRKYSEKERYHVILTNPPFGGTENIESVKANFPYPSSATSILFVQHIMHRLRRDGRVGMVIDEGVLFKSSERAYVDTKKELLEEYNLYAIVSLPAGVFANVVSSGTGPKTDLLFFDHLGPTKQIWYYEVSTVGFSLTKTQKPISENNLPDCLEMWRSYQAWLKAPAEERSAEPPQNERCWIVPVEEIVKKNYDLSAANPKRKNGFAHRPPEELIADIADKQARISELIGEIQELLAGEDNHA, from the coding sequence ATGCCAAACGACTTAGATGCACAATTCTGGCGAGCTTGCGATATCCTTCGCCGGGATGACAATACGCAGAGTTTATTAGATTATGTAGAGCAGATTTCATGGTTGCTCTTTCTGAAATCGCACGAGGATCAGGAAGATACCCGTGCGGATGAAGCTGAATACGCAGGTCAACCTTACGAGCGGGTGATTGATGGCTTTTATCGCTGGTCTGTTTGGACTGGTGGACGAATTGAGCAGGCACGCTCCTTATCGTTGGAAGCTCAATCCGCCTTACGAACTTTACAAAAAAACCTTGTTGCCCTGGAAAGCTCGACGAAGAAAGATCCCCAAGAAATCAAGAACGCTCACCTGGCTCTTGAATCCGGGGAGCAAAAGGTACAAATAGCTTCTGAACGGGTTGAAACTGAGCAGCAATTGCAGCGCGATGCACTCAAGCCCTTAATTGAGAGCAGCGATGAGGAAGACCGTCACATGGCAGAAGCGATCCTGGGCGGCTTAACTGGAAAAACTTTGATCCGTTACCTGACCGATTATCTTTTTCCTCATTTGAGAGAATTATCCGGAACGGAAGAAAAAGCAGTCATCCGGCAGATCTTTGAAGAAGCCCCATCAAAAATGGTGAAGGATGGTTTTATCCTGCGAGATGCCATTGCTGTGGTTGATACAATCGATTTTCACGCAGTTGAAAATATTCATACCCTCTCACATCTTTACGAAAGCTTGTTGGTACGAATGGGACGCGAAGGCGGTATGTCTGGAGAATTCTATACACCCCGCCCAATTATCCAATTTATGGTTGAGATGGTAGACCCCAAAATTGGTGAAACGGTCTATGACCCTGCCTGCGGATCAGCCGGCTTTCTGGTGGAAGCCTATGCTCACATGTTGGCCAATCAAGTTTCATTGACGAGCGATTTTCATAAACTACGCGATGCCACCTTCTTCGGGCAGGAGAAAAAACCGCTGCCTTACCTGCTGGGTGTAATGAACAGCGTTTTGCATGAAATCCCCGTCCCCCACATCGTCCGGAAAAATACGCTCAGTGACGATATTCGCAAGTATAGCGAAAAGGAACGTTACCATGTAATTTTGACCAATCCGCCCTTTGGCGGTACCGAAAATATCGAATCGGTCAAAGCAAATTTTCCTTATCCATCTTCAGCCACCTCGATTCTGTTCGTACAGCACATTATGCACCGCCTGCGCCGCGATGGTCGAGTGGGGATGGTGATCGATGAAGGGGTGCTGTTCAAATCCAGTGAGCGTGCTTATGTGGATACCAAGAAAGAGCTGCTGGAAGAATACAACCTGTATGCAATTGTTTCACTGCCAGCAGGTGTATTTGCCAATGTGGTTTCCAGTGGCACGGGGCCCAAAACGGATTTATTATTCTTCGACCATTTGGGTCCAACCAAACAGATCTGGTACTACGAGGTCAGTACAGTGGGCTTCAGCCTGACCAAAACACAGAAACCGATCTCTGAAAACAATTTGCCGGACTGCCTGGAAATGTGGCGGTCATACCAGGCATGGTTGAAAGCACCTGCGGAGGAACGTTCAGCCGAACCACCCCAGAATGAACGCTGTTGGATCGTTCCGGTGGAAGAGATTGTAAAGAAAAATTACGACCTGAGCGCTGCCAACCCTAAGCGCAAGAACGGTTTCGCCCACCGCCCACCGGAGGAGTTGATCGCGGATATTGCTGATAAACAGGCGAGGATTTCAGAATTGATTGGAGAAATTCAGGAACTGCTGGCAGGAGAGGATAATCATGCCTAA
- a CDS encoding DEAD/DEAH box helicase family protein yields the protein MEYPITAGQIVLQGDGHQKLQPQKADYLLRYGEALPIAVVEAKDEDHAIGAGLQQAMGYAEKLGLLFAYSSNGHGFEEWDFTSNTQRSLGVDEFPTPDELWKKLCDYRILDANRPVNPLLQPYWRDPTGKKMMRYYQEVAVNRTVESILKGQNRILLNLATGTGKTFIAFQIVWKLFKSGYFANKRVLFVADRVVLRSQAYNTFEPFKEGTGDPRAEINGGNDILKGRQIYFGIYQGLYASTPEGLRAFEQFPNDYFDLIIIDECHRSGFGTWNEILKHFPNAIQLGMTATPKRTDNIDTFQYFGEPLFTYSLGQGIDDGFLANYKIHKAKTDLDIEGLTLEKVIKEGATVEIPPDAAPKDHYSTPDFERQITMPDRVRLHCEHLTKLLRIYGRMEKTIVFCVSQEHALEVRDTLNRLNRDLNVSNYSVRIVSEESDAQALLEKFQAVEKPTPVIATTVDLLSTGVDAPSVRNIVFFKTITSPTVFKQIIGRGSRLCEDTDKYWFRIIDYTGATDLFDDWDKPTPPPTGGATTTGPRVCWLGGKVVSEDTGTAIPDAVITVQLGPNEIMQQRTGSDGQFLFSELPAGEVVVTASAYGHKKIQTTITIAQGTPSILPIQLKPSQPPKEKMIRVSGLEVHIVDEKYEERDAQGNLVSPQDYLKKVRKEIIQVCSSLMELRSRWCDPERRKALLHQLEEHQIALDVLTEILKRPDVDSYDLLAHIAFDENMHSREERAVALFNLNQQFFETYNENARRILHTLIERYIQGGLDEILDPEVFKLPPIRREVGQVAPLFGGMRQFVQARNTLIQRLYQ from the coding sequence GGTGATGGACATCAGAAACTTCAACCTCAAAAAGCCGACTACCTGCTTCGGTATGGTGAGGCACTTCCCATTGCAGTTGTAGAAGCTAAAGATGAGGATCATGCGATTGGTGCCGGTTTGCAACAGGCAATGGGCTACGCAGAGAAACTTGGTCTATTGTTTGCTTATTCCTCCAATGGGCATGGTTTTGAGGAATGGGATTTCACCTCGAATACACAGCGCTCTCTAGGAGTAGATGAGTTTCCTACCCCCGATGAACTATGGAAAAAATTATGTGACTACCGAATTCTCGATGCAAATCGACCGGTAAATCCACTCTTGCAGCCGTATTGGCGGGACCCAACGGGAAAGAAGATGATGCGCTACTACCAGGAAGTAGCGGTAAATCGCACTGTTGAATCAATTCTAAAAGGTCAAAACCGGATTTTATTAAATCTTGCTACTGGAACAGGAAAAACCTTCATTGCCTTCCAGATTGTGTGGAAATTATTTAAATCTGGTTACTTTGCGAATAAACGTGTCTTGTTTGTGGCTGACCGGGTAGTATTAAGAAGTCAAGCTTATAACACTTTTGAACCCTTTAAAGAGGGAACAGGCGATCCACGCGCAGAGATCAATGGTGGTAATGATATCCTCAAAGGTCGCCAAATTTATTTTGGAATTTACCAGGGTCTTTATGCTTCCACACCAGAAGGGTTACGGGCATTTGAGCAATTTCCAAATGATTACTTTGACCTGATCATTATTGATGAATGCCATCGCAGCGGTTTTGGAACATGGAATGAAATATTAAAACATTTTCCAAATGCAATACAGTTGGGTATGACAGCAACCCCAAAACGCACGGACAATATTGATACATTTCAATATTTTGGAGAACCTCTCTTCACCTATTCGTTGGGACAGGGAATTGATGATGGTTTTCTAGCTAATTACAAAATTCATAAAGCAAAAACCGATCTGGATATCGAAGGATTGACTCTCGAAAAGGTCATTAAGGAAGGCGCTACGGTTGAAATTCCGCCAGATGCAGCCCCAAAGGACCATTATTCCACACCAGATTTCGAACGCCAGATCACGATGCCGGATCGCGTTCGCCTTCATTGCGAGCATTTGACAAAATTGCTACGAATTTATGGCCGAATGGAGAAAACCATAGTTTTCTGTGTCAGCCAGGAGCACGCATTAGAAGTCAGGGATACCTTGAATCGGCTCAATCGTGATCTGAATGTTTCAAATTATTCTGTGCGCATTGTTTCTGAAGAATCAGATGCCCAAGCCCTTTTAGAAAAATTTCAGGCGGTTGAAAAGCCAACGCCAGTGATTGCTACGACAGTAGATTTATTAAGCACTGGAGTTGATGCCCCCAGCGTGCGCAACATTGTTTTTTTCAAAACAATTACATCACCAACAGTTTTCAAGCAAATTATTGGCCGCGGTAGCCGATTGTGTGAAGACACCGATAAATATTGGTTCCGAATTATTGATTATACCGGTGCAACTGATTTGTTCGACGATTGGGATAAACCGACCCCACCACCCACTGGTGGCGCAACAACTACCGGCCCGCGAGTCTGCTGGTTGGGGGGAAAGGTGGTTTCTGAAGACACCGGCACCGCAATACCCGATGCAGTAATCACAGTCCAATTGGGGCCGAATGAGATAATGCAACAGCGGACAGGCTCGGATGGGCAATTTTTATTTTCGGAATTGCCGGCAGGCGAGGTGGTTGTAACTGCATCAGCTTATGGGCACAAGAAAATCCAAACGACGATAACCATTGCTCAGGGTACTCCCTCCATATTACCAATTCAACTCAAACCCAGCCAACCCCCTAAGGAAAAAATGATCCGGGTCAGCGGATTAGAAGTTCACATCGTGGATGAGAAATATGAGGAACGGGACGCCCAAGGCAACCTGGTTTCTCCGCAGGATTACCTGAAGAAAGTTCGCAAAGAGATCATCCAGGTTTGTTCCTCATTAATGGAATTACGAAGCCGCTGGTGTGATCCAGAGAGACGAAAAGCATTGCTACATCAGCTAGAAGAGCATCAAATTGCGCTTGATGTATTAACCGAAATTCTCAAGCGACCGGATGTGGATAGTTATGATCTTTTGGCGCATATTGCTTTTGATGAGAATATGCACAGCCGAGAGGAGCGGGCGGTTGCCTTGTTCAACCTTAACCAGCAATTTTTTGAAACATACAATGAAAATGCCCGGCGGATCTTGCACACCTTGATTGAACGCTACATCCAGGGTGGATTGGATGAAATTTTAGACCCTGAGGTCTTCAAATTACCTCCAATCCGGCGCGAGGTAGGCCAGGTAGCTCCATTATTTGGCGGTATGCGGCAGTTTGTGCAGGCGCGCAACACATTAATTCAAAGACTTTATCAGTAA